TCAGTTTGTCTAGGATCTCCAGCCAACATTGTCCTATCATATACTCTGTAAATTTCTAAAAGCTCTTTACTTCCAGTAAACCTTACTAATGCTCTAGCTAATGCCATTCTTGCTGCATCAGCTTGACCCATTACTCCTCCACCATTTACATAAATCTTAGCATCTATAGAAGATGATATTTTATTACCAGCTAAAAGTAAAGGTTCCATAATTTTCATCCTTACAACTTCCATAGGAATTATCTCCAATGGTATATCATTTATGAAAACCCTACCCTTACCTGGTGTTAATATACATTTAGCTCTAGCCATCTTTCTTCTTGCATAAGAAATTATAACCTGGGATTGTTGGCTCATTGAGCGAAACCTCCTAATAATTTCGATAATTCACCAACAGTTATATATTTACCTTTCAATCTTTTTACATCAGCATCTTCAAATCTTATCATTTGCTTATCTTTATATTCATTAGGTACTCCAATGTAAACAATTAAATTCTTTAACATCATTTTACCAGACTTATTTTTTGGTAACATACCTCTAACAGTTCTTTTCACAATATTAATTGGATTTCTCGGCCTCTTTATTGTATTTTTCTCTGGATTTTGGAATTTTCTAACAGTAAAGATTAAACTATAACCTTGAACAACTCTAGCTCTAGGACCACTAATAACAGCTTTTTCAGCGTTAACAACAACAACTTTCTTACCTTGAATTAACAGCTTAGCAATATGAGTAGCCATTCTTCCTAAAATCTCATTTTCAGCGTTAACAACTACTATCTGTT
The nucleotide sequence above comes from Sulfurisphaera javensis. Encoded proteins:
- a CDS encoding 30S ribosomal protein S9 — translated: MSQQSQVIISYARRKMARAKCILTPGKGRVFINDIPLEIIPMEVVRMKIMEPLLLAGNKISSSIDAKIYVNGGGVMGQADAARMALARALVRFTGSKELLEIYRVYDRTMLAGDPRQTESEKWMRYSARRWRQKAYR
- a CDS encoding 50S ribosomal protein L13, with protein sequence MSEQIVVVNAENEILGRMATHIAKLLIQGKKVVVVNAEKAVISGPRARVVQGYSLIFTVRKFQNPEKNTIKRPRNPINIVKRTVRGMLPKNKSGKMMLKNLIVYIGVPNEYKDKQMIRFEDADVKRLKGKYITVGELSKLLGGFAQ